ctagcagttgcccgcacATTCTTTCtcgagaaataaaaaaaaatctagtaataaatatagcctatgtcacccggggatagtgtcACTttcagtgaaagaatttttcaaatcggttcagtagctTTAGAGGCTATTCAATTCCAAGAAAcgaacaaacaataaaatttttactgtttataatattagtatagataaatgtacatatcttaAGCAAACAGTTACGTAAGTTTTAAAAGCTTAAGCTAGTAAAATATCTGGAGTTTCAGAGGAAATGTcactaattcaatttaaagcTCTCGTTAcgtattatgtatgtatggaggAAACGGAAAACGCTGCCTGTTTTTATATGCTTGTGTTGCGTTAACGTAGAAAGCTTTTGTGAAGTTAGATAAAAATTCATTGGAAACACTTTTCCAATGCTttgatattttagaaatataattgtgttttgtagtacaaatataaatatgtttcatatataaaacaactacctgtcgaccgcgactccgtccgcgcagaattttaaaaaaaataagtagcctaattgttcttcaagactatgtcctacatctcTAGCAaatccggagatatcttcaaacaaacatcccatccatccatccatctatacatctaaacaacatttataatattagtaagcttaaggtaatttttacaaataactatTCCGAGGTTAATTTAACAACTTCTAAAACTAAGGTAAACACAAATGTTGCATTTCTAAGTACGTCTTAAACATTACAAACTTACTGTTTACCACGCCTCTATTAGGTGTACACATTTTCAAGTGCagaaatttatcttttttagctaatttgatatttatgtgCAGAAAAAAGACAGCGGAGGGCTGAAATAAGAACTTTTACTCAGTAGGAATAGTCACCTTTCGCATCTTAttctaatgaaaataaaaacttttacgaACGAGGGTTTATAGAACATTCCGCTCACAATTGTTGAGCCAAATGTTAAGCcagagaaataaaaagtaaagtttCTTTAAAAGCTCTTTTTATTGTGAGtaaagtaattgaaaaaactTTTGATAGAAATGtgtagttatataaataattagattcatgtgtattttaatgaaattccGCACAGCAGAGCCAGAGAATTTTAACGGAATAcaaatcttgttttttttttcttgaacaTAGCGTTAATCAATTTCGATACCAGACTAAATATCTGTGTAGAGATTATGAAACATaacgatacaaaaaaaacttgaacacatataatttattcatacttttttttacgcgcTTCACTTATTGTTTCTTCTGGATTCTTGCCATAAGGTCAAATTAACTGCCGCCAATTCATCGCATCGCACTAATGAattcctaaaataaataagttcatattattataaaaagtaaagtaatattaattattgttaacaaaTCGTACTTACTCATCTGATACCAATTCAAACGCTCTTCGTTGCatccatttaatattatgtccGTTGTCGCAAAGAAGTCTGGCCATAGAGGCCCCATGACGAATACTATTTAATTGAGCTGTTGGAACAAAACATGagaatataaatacttttttataaaatgctttTAGAATCATGAAAATCAAACGTAAGCCACTTACGTAAAGTAAATGCGATATCCTGATCTTTCCCGTTTTCATAGAAGTACCGATCACCGATCCGAATGTTCAGAAACTGTTGCAATAAAATGCAAAGGAAGGTTGGCCCGACTAGAGCTCCTGGTGCATGTTTTTCTAAAGATCCCCCAACTACTAGGTCTATATCCTCAACAGATACGTATAATTCTTCCAATTTTTTTACGTTCtgtaattgaaacaaaattgaTGATCAAAATGATCCGTGCTCTCCGTGAATTTTCCGTGCTCTCTTTTAGGGTTtgtaatttaactaatttggtggtatatatataactaacaTTCCATTTTTGTGGTCAATtcttaattaatcaaaatcaGTTATACAAACGAAATGCAAAGCATTCCTAGATCGTGTAAGAGGAAAATTTAGAACATATACGAAAGTAATAAAACGCAACCAGAATTTTGGTGTTATTGAGTACTTTGAAgtgatgaaatttattaatttttagctCACCTCCATTGATATATATTCTTTCAGGTCTTCGAATGTATCAGGGACTGGCAAGTCGCAGTGAGCTCTGAGCTCCACGTAAGTACCGAGACCGTGGTCCCGGCCGCGCTGAATGTCCATAGCACGTAAATCAACGCCACTAGAACGGTTTCCTCtgaaaacattgttataattgttaaagcataattattaaaactacccttaaaaataaaattaacaggCACGGAGATGCTTAATAAGTTTACTTAAAAAGATTTCGTGTGATTTCAAGGTCCCAATACTCATCGCTTTTATCAGCTGCTTGATATGATAAGCCCCGGATCAGATCGTCAAAACCGTCGCCTTTCTCCAGTAAAGCCGGTCGGTTGAACCAGTCGCTCAGGCGTACGGATTTTGCTAGGATCCTATCCTCAGTTATcaaactgaaaaataaataataacataatcaaTAAGGCTTTGTTACATCTATTACAGATATTGTTTCTGTCCAATTAAGAAAAGAGTGGAGTGCGTTTCGATGAAGcactattttattagttatttttaaagggAGAGTGTTTACTTGTTGTAGGaatgaaaaaatcttacttcAAGTAACCACGTATCATTGTATGGAAATGTCTAAATGCAGCCGACGCATGTTCTTTATATATCGCTGCACTGACATTAGGATTGTAATCGTTAACGTAGTTTTTGTGATCAggataaattagttttttatcaGCCATATTGTTTGTACCTGAAAAAAATAGTATcataacaataatttcaatcgtCTCGTAGAAAAACTTATTGTAAAACTAAgttaaaaacttaaagttCACCAGCTTGAACGATAGCTGCTATATGCTTTTTTCTACTCACCAAGAAGAATAAGTAAGTATTCGTAATAGTTTATATGCTGTGTTTCGGCGATGGCAATTCTACGCGCCTCTTGGTAGATCTTCTCATCGTCCCAATGCGGGTTCAATGTGGACAGAGCATCGGCGATGCGGTTGTGCTCATTGACTAGAATTATGTGCAGTGCCGTCAGCTGTGGACTCTGATTGCCTCTAGTATCACCTGCGTAAAATCaagcaaaataattaaaaacttagtaaaatTGGTGAAAAACCACGCGCTGtaaagcaattttttaaaaacaataaataagaaagtaacGGAAGGAAATGAATGAAGAAATACTACGGACCTACTCTGAATGTGTATActgaaatattgatttttaaaatttttttggtAACTGAACTATACTAACCATTAGAAGCGTcctaatttgattttaaaaaaatacccaATTTGGTACATAAAGgtaataatttgatttcaaaaccaaatttgaatttttataggtcataaaatattcactttatcattaatatgatataaaaattacataagctatatataaattacctaGCAAATAACAAGGTTCATCAGTCGAGTGTACTCCAATGCAATCTTTCTTTATATTGCCGGTCTGCGGGGGCCACTCGTAGCCATTACGTACTGTTGTCCACAGACGTCCTCCGCTGCCTTCTCTGATCGCCTTTGCATGTCGTTCATCATTTCCATACGTTAGAGATAAATCCATATAAGAAGTAACCACAGACAACTGAAACATACTAGATGTTGTGTTTAATCATAATAAGGGCCACATACCAGGTTCAAAGAACTCTTAAAACTCCTTCTTTAAGTAGGTGGTATTTCATTCAGGATTATcgcataaaatgtattttttcagctacctttttcatttttgtcaCAATCTTCTTACAACTAATGcgatatataataaaatatgctaGAAAAAATAGTTgcaaaaatactttgaaacaGAAATTGAGAACTTACTGGAGCAGCGAGATCATTGGGACCAGtacaatttatatctttagTAGATGTTGTCCTTATGAAGTTCATGCATTGTTTTCCTTCTGGTACATGAACGTCATCATTGGGAGGTATTGGGATATAATGGCAAAGTGGATGAGTATGCGCATCTGGAGCTATATGTCCATTGTAGTCGCAGCATACAGGACTTTCTAGCTctagtaaaaagaaaataatttaaaatgtaaactatGTTTCATGTTTGGTATACTTGTTCTAGTTACATACTCCATTACATCATCATTTTCATTTCCCTGTCcttattttcactttaaatCTACCCACGTTTTATTgcgtttcatttaaatttttgaagttaaatggatatatttgtacaattaGGTGGTATCTTCAGCAACTTAAAGGCTTCGATTAggtaatataaagttataggTCCTTgttgtgttgcctaccttaaattaaaaatggacTTACTGGCTACACCTGGTCCAGCAGTAAGCGACAAATCATGTGCCACTATTTGCCCCCATTGCTGAGTATTTAGGCTCCACTTATGTTCGATTTCATGTTTTggtataaatatgttcatgCTGATCTCTCGAGTATTTGGCAATGCCGCACCATCTGAAGCTTTGGGCCATGAATTTACACCTGAGGAAATATAAGTAGCTATAGTCATATATGTTTCTATATTAACGAAACGTTAACATGGAAACACTTCCAtaactaataattttgaagtaaATACAATCAGGTGTTTTCTtagaaacattataaatggtaCATTAACTAATCTACATTTATGACTTTTTATCAACTTGCCATGCAAAccaatttttaatcaaaacattCTTTTGATAAAGTCAAATCAATGCCCGATGgagtttcttatttattttttgtacgtTCTTTCGGAATGATAATGCAATGTATGTccaaaatactaaa
Above is a genomic segment from Papilio machaon chromosome 9, ilPapMach1.1, whole genome shotgun sequence containing:
- the LOC106717586 gene encoding peroxidase-like, giving the protein MRQVICNCMIILILFKYGATLREHATSTTPLIQSTLMGDGVDYDADSEKENEPSSVPICTAYQSNCKKTRYRLYDGSCNNLANPTWGTPNNPYENMAPSNYADGVNSWPKASDGAALPNTREISMNIFIPKHEIEHKWSLNTQQWGQIVAHDLSLTAGPGVAKLESPVCCDYNGHIAPDAHTHPLCHYIPIPPNDDVHVPEGKQCMNFIRTTSTKDINCTGPNDLAAPLSVVTSYMDLSLTYGNDERHAKAIREGSGGRLWTTVRNGYEWPPQTGNIKKDCIGVHSTDEPCYLLGDTRGNQSPQLTALHIILVNEHNRIADALSTLNPHWDDEKIYQEARRIAIAETQHINYYEYLLILLGTNNMADKKLIYPDHKNYVNDYNPNVSAAIYKEHASAAFRHFHTMIRGYLNLITEDRILAKSVRLSDWFNRPALLEKGDGFDDLIRGLSYQAADKSDEYWDLEITRNLFKGNRSSGVDLRAMDIQRGRDHGLGTYVELRAHCDLPVPDTFEDLKEYISMENVKKLEELYVSVEDIDLVVGGSLEKHAPGALVGPTFLCILLQQFLNIRIGDRYFYENGKDQDIAFTLPQLNSIRHGASMARLLCDNGHNIKWMQRRAFELVSDENSLVRCDELAAVNLTLWQESRRNNK